A genomic region of Thermodesulfobium narugense DSM 14796 contains the following coding sequences:
- a CDS encoding DciA family protein, which yields MDKIDSIILNQIPKNLRQCFIIEKNWHEIVGLKLSKISKPIKLSNKTLVISTTHPIISREISLYSNIIIDRVKKKLNIAIENLKFKTSNFETNEEEEVKEKEKRQAVNINYPDFFIEIKDENIRKKVLNIYKTLKIKENKGNKGDE from the coding sequence ATGGATAAAATAGATTCCATAATTTTAAATCAAATACCAAAAAATTTAAGGCAGTGTTTTATTATAGAAAAAAATTGGCACGAAATAGTAGGTTTAAAGTTATCAAAGATATCTAAACCAATAAAGCTATCAAATAAAACTCTTGTTATTTCTACAACTCACCCTATAATAAGTAGAGAGATTTCACTTTATTCAAATATAATTATAGATAGAGTTAAAAAAAAATTAAACATAGCTATAGAAAATTTAAAATTTAAAACTTCAAATTTTGAAACAAACGAGGAGGAAGAGGTAAAAGAAAAGGAAAAAAGACAAGCTGTTAATATAAACTATCCCGATTTTTTTATAGAGATAAAGGATGAAAACATTAGAAAAAAAGTATTAAATATATATAAAACACTAAAAATAAAAGAAAATAAAGGCAACAAAGGAGATGAATAA
- the recF gene encoding DNA replication/repair protein RecF (All proteins in this family for which functions are known are DNA-binding proteins that assist the filamentation of RecA onto DNA for the initiation of recombination or recombinational repair.): MILEIHHFRNFEHNTFNLSKKNLIIGENASGKTNLLEAIYLTLRGKTKNNIPNQNLIQFSRESALIRNTVYGKRIEIMMNNKNKILKINDKKLNSSIKLWQYFKVFYINLFDSLLLSQEPKNKRKFLDEIIININPEKIKLYKDLKILNTQKNYVLKNKTDKELIKSYDIKLTQLSQEISNLREEVLNNVILNTKKLLKEESIQIKFYKSLESKEIKNKEIIEAKTKRNIINPSRDNFSVKIRNIDSSFLSTGEIKKFSLALHLAKISIFKEHNCVSLFDEINSFLDKANLDILLKWLQKIDGYVIVTSTSELDLENFDKIFL, translated from the coding sequence ATGATATTAGAAATACATCATTTCAGAAACTTTGAACATAATACTTTTAATCTTAGTAAAAAAAACCTGATTATAGGAGAGAATGCATCTGGAAAAACAAATCTTCTTGAAGCAATATACTTAACTCTTAGAGGAAAAACAAAAAATAACATACCAAACCAAAATCTAATACAATTCTCAAGAGAAAGCGCGCTTATAAGAAACACTGTTTATGGAAAAAGAATAGAAATTATGATGAATAACAAAAATAAAATTTTAAAAATAAATGACAAAAAATTAAATTCAAGTATAAAGTTGTGGCAATATTTTAAAGTCTTTTATATAAATCTATTTGATTCTTTACTTTTATCACAAGAACCAAAAAACAAAAGAAAATTTCTCGATGAAATTATAATTAACATAAATCCAGAGAAGATCAAACTTTATAAAGATCTCAAAATTTTAAACACACAAAAAAACTACGTCTTAAAAAACAAAACAGACAAAGAACTTATTAAAAGCTATGATATAAAGTTAACACAATTATCACAAGAAATATCAAATTTAAGAGAAGAAGTTTTGAATAACGTAATCTTAAATACTAAAAAACTCCTTAAAGAAGAAAGTATACAAATAAAGTTTTATAAAAGTTTAGAATCAAAAGAAATAAAAAATAAAGAAATTATTGAAGCTAAAACCAAAAGAAACATAATAAACCCTTCTAGAGATAACTTTTCAGTAAAAATTAGAAATATAGATTCATCCTTTTTATCTACCGGTGAAATTAAAAAATTTTCACTAGCACTACACCTTGCAAAAATAAGTATTTTTAAAGAACATAATTGTGTTTCACTATTTGATGAAATTAACTCTTTTCTAGATAAGGCAAATTTAGATATACTTTTAAAATGGCTCCAGAAAATAGATGGTTATGTTATTGTCACATCCACATCCGAATTGGATCTAGAAAATTTTGATAAGATTTTTTTATAA
- the dnaN gene encoding DNA polymerase III subunit beta, with the protein MREIKDNVNNQENQEKIRLELQTKELNKIIQDLSKNIKKHPVEILRNIQISAQDKHIIFRSTDLEVEITYFFETEQEIKIDPILIESNELSNLIKNYPNEKINFEFQNEKLIIEGEDLSATIPLKQDPNFPDPIDTSKAQPKSINFNLIKQAIEKVISSSSQSSDSKMSGVNFKTKEKTLTIAATDGFRLAIFKINLDEEIDMNFTISKKCAQEVIKFDATVPISYQTQTHWVLSTHEKMLSVKKLNYEYPNYEKAIPSDNKYKFYINREDFIKKLIFTSSQSEIVKISLKDNTLNIQSSDSRIKTKTLIKSVEEVKDIEFLFKSSYLIDGLKIFDEEEVLFTYKDENKPITLENNINTTYITLPARPER; encoded by the coding sequence ATGAGAGAAATTAAAGACAATGTTAATAACCAAGAAAACCAAGAAAAAATAAGACTCGAATTGCAAACAAAAGAATTAAATAAGATAATTCAAGATCTTTCAAAAAACATAAAAAAACATCCTGTAGAAATACTAAGAAATATCCAAATCTCAGCACAAGATAAACATATAATATTTAGATCAACAGATCTAGAAGTAGAAATAACCTATTTTTTTGAAACGGAACAAGAAATAAAGATAGATCCAATACTCATTGAATCAAATGAACTATCAAATCTAATAAAAAATTATCCAAACGAAAAAATAAACTTTGAATTTCAAAACGAAAAACTCATAATAGAAGGAGAAGACTTATCGGCAACAATACCGCTAAAACAAGATCCAAACTTTCCAGACCCAATAGACACTTCAAAAGCACAACCTAAATCAATTAACTTTAATTTAATAAAACAGGCTATTGAAAAAGTCATAAGTTCAAGTTCACAGAGTTCAGACTCAAAAATGAGCGGAGTTAATTTTAAAACAAAAGAAAAAACTCTCACTATAGCAGCTACAGACGGCTTCAGACTAGCAATATTCAAAATAAATTTAGACGAAGAGATAGATATGAATTTTACAATATCAAAAAAATGTGCACAAGAAGTTATAAAATTCGACGCTACAGTTCCTATATCATATCAAACACAAACACACTGGGTTTTATCTACACATGAAAAAATGCTCTCAGTAAAAAAGCTAAACTATGAATATCCAAACTATGAGAAAGCCATCCCAAGTGACAATAAATACAAATTCTATATTAACAGAGAAGATTTTATAAAAAAACTGATATTTACTTCATCACAGTCTGAAATAGTAAAGATATCCCTAAAAGACAACACACTAAACATCCAATCATCAGATTCAAGAATAAAAACGAAAACATTAATAAAATCCGTAGAAGAAGTTAAAGACATAGAATTTCTTTTCAAATCATCATATCTAATTGACGGACTCAAAATATTTGACGAAGAGGAAGTATTATTTACATACAAGGACGAAAATAAACCAATAACTCTTGAAAATAATATAAATACAACTTATATAACTTTACCTGCAAGACCAGAAAGATAA
- the dnaA gene encoding chromosomal replication initiator protein DnaA: MTRGLGDVNNIWQEILDVVEEKMGKPTVEAFLKPSRAIINKEDNKLTLIVPNEFIKTYIEQKSGKLKNIIEDILEGENLKLSLEVDESIGNLSQEEYLENNNKVEKNEQKGFLSKYTFETFVVGPGNRMAHAASLAVADNPGKAYNPLFIYGGAGLGKTHLLQAIATTIRSKKPNLYILYITSEKFTNEFINAIKDDKINSFQEHYRNIDILLVDDIQFIAGKERTQEEFFHTFNTLYESGKQIVLSSDRPPKEIRTLEERLRTRFEMGLIADIQPPDLETRIAILQKKAEIENIDIDPEALVLIAEKVASNIRELEGVLTKSMALCSINQESRITIKHAQEALKNIEDNKLNNLPTMDEIAIAVSKVMQIKLEDLKSRGRKSHQANARQIAMYLCREMTKNSLPQIGEYFGRDHSTVIHAYERIKEDINKDQTLKRIIEQIRSFLKSV; the protein is encoded by the coding sequence ATAACGAGAGGGTTAGGTGACGTGAATAATATTTGGCAGGAAATTTTAGATGTAGTAGAAGAAAAAATGGGAAAACCTACAGTAGAAGCTTTCTTAAAACCTTCTAGAGCAATAATAAATAAAGAAGACAATAAATTAACATTAATTGTACCTAATGAATTTATAAAAACTTATATAGAACAGAAATCCGGCAAATTAAAAAATATAATTGAAGACATATTAGAAGGAGAAAATCTAAAATTAAGCTTAGAAGTAGATGAATCCATAGGTAATCTAAGTCAGGAAGAATATTTAGAAAACAATAATAAAGTTGAAAAAAATGAACAAAAAGGTTTTTTATCAAAATATACATTTGAAACTTTTGTGGTTGGCCCTGGAAATAGAATGGCACACGCTGCTTCTCTTGCAGTAGCTGACAATCCTGGAAAAGCTTATAATCCACTCTTTATTTATGGGGGTGCAGGACTAGGAAAAACACACCTACTTCAAGCAATTGCTACAACAATAAGAAGTAAAAAACCAAATTTATATATCTTATATATAACAAGTGAAAAATTCACTAACGAGTTCATAAACGCTATAAAAGACGATAAGATCAATTCATTTCAAGAACATTATAGAAACATAGACATACTACTAGTAGATGACATACAATTCATAGCCGGAAAGGAAAGAACTCAAGAAGAGTTTTTCCACACCTTTAATACTTTATACGAATCAGGCAAACAAATAGTCTTATCATCTGATAGACCTCCAAAAGAAATTAGAACCTTAGAAGAAAGATTAAGAACAAGATTTGAAATGGGGTTAATTGCAGATATACAGCCTCCAGATTTAGAAACTAGGATCGCAATATTGCAAAAAAAAGCTGAAATTGAAAATATCGATATAGATCCAGAAGCCTTAGTATTAATCGCTGAAAAAGTCGCTTCAAACATAAGAGAATTAGAAGGCGTGCTTACAAAATCTATGGCACTTTGCTCCATTAATCAAGAATCAAGAATAACTATAAAACATGCCCAAGAAGCTCTTAAGAATATAGAGGATAACAAATTAAACAATTTACCAACCATGGATGAAATTGCCATAGCAGTATCAAAAGTAATGCAAATCAAATTAGAAGATTTAAAGAGTAGAGGAAGAAAAAGTCATCAGGCAAACGCAAGACAGATTGCAATGTATCTATGTAGAGAAATGACAAAAAATTCACTTCCACAAATAGGCGAATATTTCGGTAGAGATCATTCAACAGTAATACACGCATATGAAAGAATAAAAGAAGATATTAATAAAGATCAAACTTTAAAAAGAATAATAGAACAAATAAGATCTTTTTTAAAATCAGTTTGA